The following coding sequences are from one Leptolyngbya sp. NIES-3755 window:
- a CDS encoding hypothetical protein (hypothetical protein LYNGBM3L_60990;~similar to AA sequence:cyanobase_aa:LBDG_04140), translated as MIPAHPDRDAVPASAAQNYRIRLHPWCIIRLLPKMQRIVLARFRTRTQAEEYLRIVSNLMPTATHEIVFDPETE; from the coding sequence ATGATACCAGCCCATCCCGATCGTGATGCGGTTCCTGCTTCCGCTGCCCAAAATTACCGGATTCGCCTACATCCGTGGTGCATTATTCGCCTCTTGCCCAAAATGCAGCGGATCGTATTAGCAAGATTTCGCACTCGGACTCAAGCTGAGGAATATCTCAGAATCGTGAGCAACCTGATGCCAACAGCAACTCATGAGATTGTGTTCGATCCAGAAACAGAATAG
- a CDS encoding transcriptional regulator, XRE family (similar to AA sequence:cyanobase_aa:Ava_3971) translates to MGKIRLKVREFADEKGWTLREVSERTEIPYATVKNYAKAEMATIDYTALIKLARVFEVSIEDLVEVIED, encoded by the coding sequence ATGGGGAAGATTCGTTTGAAGGTTCGAGAATTTGCAGATGAGAAGGGATGGACACTTCGAGAAGTCTCTGAGCGAACCGAAATTCCCTACGCGACAGTGAAAAACTATGCAAAAGCTGAAATGGCGACAATAGATTACACTGCGTTGATCAAATTAGCACGGGTGTTTGAAGTGTCGATCGAAGATTTAGTCGAAGTGATCGAGGATTAA
- a CDS encoding hypothetical protein (similar to AA sequence:cyanobase_aa:Ava_1828) produces the protein MLTPKLMIEPSYWLRQGVKLETINGLKVFKFTSELQTRSDELLDRKKLGLITSDEQAELDGISELAQIFTYANSVLMAESQWSPNPSANSLHNALDTAASTAAHQSS, from the coding sequence ATGCTCACACCAAAACTCATGATTGAGCCGTCTTACTGGCTAAGACAGGGAGTTAAACTGGAAACCATTAACGGATTGAAGGTTTTCAAATTCACAAGCGAATTGCAAACTCGGTCTGATGAATTGCTCGATCGGAAGAAATTGGGATTGATCACCTCAGATGAGCAAGCTGAACTAGACGGAATTTCAGAACTAGCACAGATTTTCACGTATGCTAATTCTGTTCTAATGGCAGAATCTCAATGGTCTCCGAATCCCTCCGCGAACTCGTTGCACAACGCGCTGGATACCGCTGCGAGTACTGCTGCTCACCAGAGTTCGTAA
- a CDS encoding hypothetical protein (hypothetical protein N9414_04400;~similar to AA sequence:cyanobase_aa:LBDG_09570) has product MTATFRPSDSAILPTTWHCLDPIWEASDLQIQQGLPHSQLSPAWQMMLLGDGSPTRHLQLLTGEPTEVDVLDMSPIGFSTDNAPSAIEQIPGDRLRRQIWLKTASGQRLGYAASWWERSHVDEYLQNRSEGIWVNLSRSRLELYREIKGLHYGRSAALEAAFGYSAPFWGRHYLFWHHGKPFTLIYEVFSPYLEKYLGKAQG; this is encoded by the coding sequence GTGACTGCGACCTTTCGACCGAGCGACAGCGCAATTCTGCCGACGACCTGGCACTGCCTTGATCCGATCTGGGAAGCCAGCGACCTTCAAATCCAGCAAGGTTTACCCCATAGCCAACTTTCTCCCGCTTGGCAAATGATGTTATTGGGCGACGGTTCTCCTACCCGTCATTTACAACTTCTGACTGGAGAGCCAACTGAAGTCGATGTGTTGGATATGTCCCCGATCGGCTTTTCGACGGACAATGCACCAAGCGCGATCGAACAAATTCCAGGCGATCGATTGCGGAGACAAATTTGGCTCAAAACCGCTTCTGGTCAGCGATTAGGCTACGCTGCTTCGTGGTGGGAAAGGAGCCATGTGGATGAATATTTGCAGAATCGATCCGAAGGCATTTGGGTGAATTTATCGCGATCGCGTTTAGAGCTATATCGTGAAATTAAAGGGTTGCATTATGGTCGATCGGCAGCGTTAGAAGCGGCGTTTGGCTATTCGGCTCCATTTTGGGGACGGCATTATTTGTTCTGGCATCATGGCAAACCGTTTACGCTCATCTATGAAGTGTTTTCGCCGTATTTGGAAAAGTACTTGGGGAAAGCGCAGGGTTAA
- a CDS encoding transposase (similar to AA sequence:cyanobase_aa:LBDG_56430): protein MLPIFYQSCLKSQLSAAQFITLEILVELLQQERRITIERLATLFPQPILFESRRRNLQRFLSLPQMTPEALWFPIAKQWIKQHIPRGQTLQIALDRTQWDKHNLMMVSFIYQNRAIPLYWIWLDKQGQSSLKDQQKVLRPVFQLLKKRRFVLLGDREFHSIELAAWCVQNRVSFVFRLPKSTTVQPETGASFSRLDHLPQVPGAAEQYLQIQVTQKRGFGRHNLVIYQKRAYARSTTPEVWYLLTNLTDVNQVLFHYDFRFCIEPGFKDLKSGGYHLEDCHADPRRFTALLVLMTLAYSLASIQGHRIRKKQVQRYVGRVKEPKRTQNRHSQFWIGLYGSLWIGSLNLWSTLAHQLMALKPQKRTFFQRGLNAISLIQSAL, encoded by the coding sequence ATGTTGCCTATATTCTATCAATCCTGTTTGAAATCGCAACTCTCGGCTGCTCAATTCATCACGCTCGAAATCCTTGTCGAACTGTTGCAGCAAGAACGCAGAATTACGATTGAACGACTTGCAACGCTATTTCCCCAACCGATTCTATTTGAGAGTAGACGGCGCAATCTGCAACGATTCCTGAGTTTGCCCCAGATGACACCGGAAGCGTTATGGTTTCCCATCGCTAAGCAGTGGATTAAGCAACACATTCCGCGTGGACAAACCTTACAGATTGCACTTGACCGAACGCAATGGGATAAACATAACCTGATGATGGTCAGTTTTATTTATCAGAACCGAGCCATCCCGTTGTATTGGATATGGCTCGATAAACAAGGACAGAGTTCTCTCAAGGATCAACAAAAAGTGTTGCGCCCTGTATTTCAATTGTTGAAAAAACGTCGCTTTGTCTTATTAGGAGACCGAGAATTCCACAGTATCGAACTCGCTGCTTGGTGTGTGCAGAACCGAGTCTCGTTCGTGTTTCGTTTACCGAAGAGTACGACTGTTCAACCAGAGACAGGTGCAAGCTTTTCGCGCCTTGATCACCTGCCGCAAGTTCCCGGTGCTGCCGAACAATATCTGCAAATCCAAGTGACACAAAAACGCGGGTTCGGCAGACATAATCTGGTGATTTATCAGAAACGCGCTTATGCTCGATCCACAACGCCTGAGGTGTGGTACTTGCTCACCAATCTCACTGATGTCAATCAAGTGCTGTTTCACTACGATTTCAGGTTCTGCATCGAGCCAGGATTTAAGGACTTGAAATCCGGTGGCTACCACCTCGAAGATTGCCATGCTGATCCACGTCGATTTACCGCTCTACTCGTACTCATGACCCTCGCCTATTCACTCGCTTCAATCCAGGGACATCGCATTCGCAAAAAACAAGTGCAGCGCTATGTCGGTCGAGTCAAAGAACCCAAACGCACTCAAAATCGCCACAGCCAATTTTGGATCGGCTTGTATGGAAGTTTATGGATTGGCAGTCTCAATTTGTGGTCAACCTTGGCGCATCAACTCATGGCACTCAAACCCCAAAAACGCACCTTTTTCCAGCGAGGTCTGAACGCCATTTCCTTGATCCAGTCTGCTTTGTAG
- a CDS encoding tetratricopeptide TPR_2 (similar to AA sequence:cyanobase_aa:Tery_2671) has product MTTSGYQLQFHHAIEHEPYDLGHLLRQLRHHLPQTARLRHFTESQIDFESAYRRLDQTAARLLRSLGLLVQPCFSSAIAAVLLDCEVEQATPAIQQLIQVGLLDPVSPTWYCLVHDTIRGEARSCLIEDDIEFRNSTRMRMIRWYLELCEQMNLCLDPATRFQIALAARKGNSFVATLSTGKRSESVAQSLFLLALDWFDEEKANLIWAIDWAHQVGAWEITLRLTQSLVRFFDVKADWRNWEQTHLFAWDAAQMLGDRIQQAQVLNSLGNVYLRQGQWQRAQMRYDRALQLCREQNLVLQEAQTLMNLGIVCRLEGQAERAIDFRG; this is encoded by the coding sequence ATGACCACGTCGGGGTATCAACTCCAGTTCCATCACGCGATCGAGCATGAACCGTATGATCTCGGTCATCTACTGCGCCAACTGCGCCACCACTTACCCCAAACGGCTCGATTGCGCCACTTCACTGAATCTCAGATTGACTTTGAATCTGCCTATCGTCGTTTGGATCAAACAGCAGCGCGATTATTACGATCGCTCGGCTTGCTCGTTCAACCCTGTTTTAGTTCTGCGATCGCTGCCGTTCTGTTAGATTGCGAAGTCGAACAAGCTACACCTGCGATTCAGCAACTTATCCAAGTCGGATTACTCGATCCGGTGAGTCCGACTTGGTATTGCTTAGTGCATGACACCATTCGAGGAGAAGCACGATCGTGTCTGATCGAAGACGATATCGAGTTTCGCAATTCAACCCGGATGCGAATGATTCGCTGGTATCTCGAACTGTGTGAGCAAATGAATCTCTGTCTCGATCCAGCCACTCGATTCCAGATTGCACTCGCAGCCCGAAAAGGTAATTCTTTTGTTGCAACTCTATCGACGGGAAAACGCTCTGAAAGTGTGGCTCAGAGTTTATTTTTGCTGGCACTCGATTGGTTTGACGAAGAAAAAGCGAATTTGATTTGGGCGATCGATTGGGCACATCAAGTCGGAGCTTGGGAAATTACGCTGCGACTCACTCAAAGTTTGGTGCGATTTTTCGATGTGAAAGCCGATTGGCGCAACTGGGAACAAACGCATTTATTCGCTTGGGATGCGGCTCAAATGTTAGGCGATCGCATTCAGCAAGCTCAGGTTCTCAACAGTCTGGGCAATGTTTATCTACGACAAGGACAATGGCAACGTGCTCAGATGAGATACGATCGCGCTCTTCAACTCTGTCGTGAGCAAAATCTAGTGCTTCAAGAAGCTCAAACCTTGATGAATCTGGGAATTGTTTGTCGATTGGAAGGACAAGCTGAAAGAGCGATCGACTTCAGGGGGTGA